From the genome of Miscanthus floridulus cultivar M001 chromosome 10, ASM1932011v1, whole genome shotgun sequence, one region includes:
- the LOC136486892 gene encoding uncharacterized protein, giving the protein MELRRLAVFAAALAAGWWARGAEASIHTYDREPFREVGNAFLLSGGSEGIVADGADAAAPPSSFIKFVNVTFWRTPEAAESHAKMAHSTGLVQAILFEAADRDNIGGSAYGGQRSICCTPDLAKLEGCKQGEVIRRPSSDDPDWPYVLDTHFSANHLSVKLEDEPVRITKTGMYNLFFISCDPKLRGLTMSGKTIWKNPGGYLPGRMAPLMKFYVLMSLAYLLVMIVWFSQYIRFWRDILPIQNWITLVIALGLFEMTLWYFEYLNFNSSGVRPVGITTWVVTVGAIRKTVSRLLILSISMGYGVVRPTLGGLTSKVLLLGLTYFLASEMLDIAENVGTINDISGKARLFLVLPDAFLDAFLILWIFTSLSHTLEKLQARRSSVKLDIYRKFTNALAVSVIASVAWIGYEVYFKATDPFSERWQSAWIITAFWDVLAFVLLLVICYLWAPSQSSQRYAYSGEAADDDDEESQSLTKGDGEVGMVKIDKDRSAGVCGAFSLEDEAEEDKRE; this is encoded by the exons ATGGAACTCCGCCGCCTCGCGGTGTTCGCGGCCGCCCTCGCCGCCGGGTGGTGGGCCCGCGGCGCGGAGGCGTCGATCCACACCTACGACCGGGAGCCCTTCCGCGAGGTGGGCAACGCCTTTCTCCTCTCCGGCGGCAGCGAGGGCATCGTCGCCGACGGGGCAGACGCCGCTGCCCCGCCATCCTCCTTCATCAA GTTTGTGAATGTTACATTTTGGAGAACCCCAGAAGCTGCGGAATCACACGCAAAAATGGCACATAGTACGGGCTTGGTACAGGCTATACTATTTGAAGCTGCGGACAGGGATAACATTGGGGGATCTGCCTATGGCGGACAGAGGTCCATATGTTGTACCCCGGACCTTGCTAAACTAGAGGGCTGCAAGCAAGGGGAAGTAATCAGGAGGCCGTCCTCTGATGATCCAGATTGGCCCTACGTGCTAGACACGCACTTCAGCGCTAATCACCTTTCAGTGAAGttagaagatgagccagtgcGCATTACAAAGACAGGCATGTACAACTTGTTCTTCATATCCTGTGATCCAAAACTGAGAGGCCTTACTATGAGTGGGAAGACTATCTGGAAGAATCCTGGTGGGTATCTACCGGGACGAATGGCGCCTTTGATGAAATTTTACGTTCTCATGTCGCTGGCGTATCTGTTGGTAATGATTGTTTGGTTTAGCCAATACATAAGGTTCTGGAGGGATATATTGCCAATCCAGAATTGGATCACTCTAGTCATTGCACTTGGTCTGTTTGAGATGACACTATGGTACTTTGAATACTTGAACTTCAACAGCAGTGGTGTGCGGCCAGTTGGAATCACAACTTGGGTGGTTACTGTTGGAGCTATCAGAAAAACAGTTTCGCGTCTACTCATCCTTTCTATCTCAATGGGTTATGGTGTTGTTCGTCCAACTTTGGGAGGTCTCACTTCCAAGGTGTTGCTACTCGGACTTACATATTTCCTGGCATCTGAGATGCTGGACATTGCAGAGAATGTTGGAACAATTAATGATATATCAGGCAAAGCAAGGCTTTTCCTGGTCCTTCCTGATGCATTTTTGGATGCTTTTCTCATACTCTGGATTTTCACTTCTCTTTCCCACACACTAGAGAAGCTACAG GCAAGGAGGAGTTCCGTGAAATTGGATATATACAGAAAGTTTACAAATGCATTGGCTGTTTCTGTGATAGCTTCAGTTGCCTGGATTGGTTATGAG GTCTATTTCAAAGCGACGGACCCCTTCAGTGAGAGGTGGCAGAGTGCCTGGATCATAACTGCCTTCTGGGATGTTCTTGCGTTTGTGTTGCTTCTTGTGATTTGTTATCTGTGGGCACCATCCCAAAGCTCACAAAG ATATGCATATTCAGGTGAAGCtgctgacgatgatgatgaggaatctCAATCTCTGACAAAAGGAGATGGTGAAGTAGGGATGGTAAAGATTGACAAGGATAGAAGCGCTGGTGTTTGCGGTGCTTTCAGCTTAGAAGATGAGGCTGAGGAGGACAAGCGGGAATAG
- the LOC136486894 gene encoding uncharacterized protein has protein sequence MLRACTRISGAGGRRERFMASRCLIPFLSSSPYSSTHLPRQHQPQPPPAAAAAARPSRFRLLLARAAAPLDDPEPAPAVEERRSLAVRTGELFLGLAALLLRGAGAGRRGGAAAVEEVEARDGVVWEQRPEDVDAERARRELTSPGFSFSAAGLLFPYHLGAAQCLMDRGYITEKTPLAGSSAGAIICAVIASGNTMQDALQVTKVLADNCRSKGTAFRLGAVLKDVLDEFLPDDLHIRCNGRIRVAITQLSWRPRGLLVDQFDSKEDVINAVITSSFIPGYLAPRPATFFRNRLCIDGGLTLFMPPTSAAETVRICAFPVSRLGLQDIGISPDCNPENRASPRQLFNWALEPAEDETLDKLYELGYLDAAVWAEQNSAELITKNGQSFVAD, from the exons ATGCTTCGCGCGTGCACACGAATCAGCGGCGCCGGCGGCCGACGAGAACGCTTCATGGCCTCCCGATGCCTCATCCCTTTCCTCTCTTCCTCCCCCTACTCCTCCACTCACCTCCCGcgccagcaccagccccagccgccgccagccgcagccgcagcggcGCGCCCATCCCGGTTCCGCCTCCTGTTGGCGCGCGCCGCGGCGCCGCTCGACGACCCCGAGCCGGCGCCCGCGGTCGAGGAGAGGAGGTCGCTGGCCGTCAGGACGGGGGAGCTGTTCCTGGGgctggcggcgctgctgctgcgcggggccggggccgggcgcaggggcggggcggcggcggtggaggaggtggaggcgagggACGGGGTGGTGTGGGAGCAGCGGCCCGAGGACGTGGACGCGGAGCGGGCGCGGCGGGAGCTCACTAGCCCCGGGTTCAGCTTCTCCGCGGCGGGGCTGCTCTTCCCCTACCACCTTGGCGCCGCGCAGTGCCTCATGGACCGCGGATACATCACC GAGAAAACTCCGTTAGCAGGCTCATCAGCTGGTGCCATAATCTGTGCAGTGATCGCGTCTGGGAACACAATGCAAGATGCTCTGCAGGTGACCAAAGTTCTAGCTGACAACTGCCGGAGTAAAGGCACTGCGTTTCGCCTTGGG GCTGTACTCAAGGATGTCCTTGACGAGTTTCTCCCAGATGATCTTCACATTAGATGCAATGGAAGAATTCGTG TTGCTATTACTCAGCTATCCTGGAGGCCTAGGGGCTTGCTGGTGGACCAATTTGACTCCAAAGAGGATGTCATTAATGCAGTTATTACATCCTCCTTTATTCCTGG GTACTTAGCACCCAGACCAGCTACTTTCTTCCGTAATAGGCTCTGCATTGATGGGGGCCTTACATTGTTTATGCCGCCCACTTCTGCTGCAGAAACA GTTCGAATATGTGCTTTTCCAGTCAGCCGTCTGGGATTGCAAGATATTGGGATCAGTCCAGATTGCAATCCAGAGAACAGGGCTAGTCCAAGACAG CTGTTTAACTGGGCTCTGGAACCTGCTGAAGATGAAACTCTAGACAAACTATACGAGCTTGGGTACCTGGACGCAGCTGTATGGGCCGAGCAGAATTCTGCCGAGCTTATCACCAAGAATGGTCAATCCTTTGTCGCTGATTGA
- the LOC136485169 gene encoding probable glycosyltransferase 6 — protein sequence MAASESVSKGGSGGGGAPRPHGHLALPAGRVREGLAFAAGAVVSALVLLSSASVLAPPPVPNIVSLPLPLSSSSSSPSVSAHASDAAAAVGKGPRTFYDDPELSYAVGVGGRRRVITDWDAKRAAWLRTRGLDAAAAAVAGRVVMVSGSQPEPCKGAGGDHALLRFLKNKLDYCRLHGIELLYNTALLEPSMVAYWAKIPAVRAAMLAHPDAEWVWWVDADAVFTDMDFSLPLDRYRQKNLVVYGWEREVYEEERPSWVGLNAGVFLIRNCQWSLDLMDAWARMGPASPEYARWGKTLREELEGKPNDESDDQSALVYLLSRHPERARWANATFLESGYYFQGYWAEIVDRLDGVAARYEAVERGRDGARLGLRRRHAEREHLLYAAARRDGNGVPGPDGGGQKGWRRPFVTHFTGCQPCGGAPNRMYTRRRCAEGIRRALAFADDQVLRAYGFRHAAPLSDSVTPLPFDYPAAH from the coding sequence ATGGCCGCGTCGGAGTCCGTGTCGaagggcggcagcggcggcgggggcgcGCCGAGGCCGCACGGCCACCTGGCGCTCCCCGCGGGGCGGGTCCGCGAGGGGCTGGCGTTCGCGGCGGGCGCCGTGGTGTCCGCGCTCGTGCTCCTCTCCTCGGCCTCGGTGCTCGCGCCGCCGCCCGTGCCCAACATCGTCTCCCTCCCCCTGCccctgtcgtcgtcgtcctcctcccccTCCGTCTCCGCCCACGCctcggacgccgccgccgccgtcgggaaGGGCCCGCGCACGTTCTACGACGACCCGGAGCTGTCGTACGCCGTGGGGGTTGGGGGGCGGCGGCGCGTCATCACAGACTGGGACGCGAAGCGCGCGGCGTGGCTGCGGACGCGGGGCCTGgacgcggcagcggcggcggtggcggggcgGGTGGTGATGGTGTCCGGGTCGCAGCCGGAGCCCTGCAAGGGCGCCGGCGGCGACCACGCGCTGCTGCGGTTCCTCAAGAACAAGCTGGACTACTGCCGGCTCCACGGGATCGAGCTCCTCTACAACACGGCGCTGCTGGAGCCGTCCATGGTGGCGTACTGGGCCAAGATCCCCGCGGTCCGCGCCGCGATGCTGGCGCACCCGGACGCCGAGTGGGTGTGGTGGGTGGACGCCGACGCCGTGTTCACCGACATGGACTTCTCCCTCCCGCTGGACCGGTATCGCCAGAAGAACCTGGTGGTGTACGGGTGGGAGCGGGAGGTGTACGAGGAGGAGCGGCCGTCGTGGGTGGGGCTGAACGCGGGCGTCTTCCTCATCCGCAACTGCCAGTGGTCGCTGGACCTCATGGACGCGTGGGCGCGCATGGGGCCGGCCTCGCCGGAGTACGCGCGGTGGGGGAAGACGCTGCGGGAGGAGCTGGAGGGGAAGCCCAACGACGAGTCGGACGACCAGTCGGCGCTCGTGTACCTGCTGTCCAGGCACCCGGAGCGGGCGCGCTGGGCCAACGCCACGTTCCTCGAGTCCGGGTACTACTTCCAGGGGTACTGGGCGGAGATCGTGGACCGGCTCGACGGCGTCGCGGCGCGGTACGAGGCCGTGGAGCGCGGGCGCGACGGGGCGCGGCTCGggctccgccgccgccacgcggagcgcgagcacctcctgtacgcggcggcgcggcgcgatgGGAACGGCGTCCCCGGGCCCGATGGCGGCGGGCAGAAGGGGTGGCGCCGCCCGTTCGTGACGCACTTCACGGGGTGCCAGCCCTGCGGCGGCGCGCCCAACCGGATGTACACGCGGAGGCGGTGCGCCGAGGGGATCCGGCGCGCGCTGGCGTTCGCGGACGACCAGGTGCTCCGCGCGTACGGGTTCCGCCACGCCGCGCCGCTCAGCGACAGCGTCACGCCGCTGCCGTTCGACTACCCCGCCGCGCACTGA